The Candidatus Tumulicola sp. genome has a window encoding:
- the terL gene encoding phage terminase large subunit: MKSEPELTARARAVISNPKARAAAQQMIELRAAQTDLLAFCRRMDSKFQTPAHIVRIAELLEAVESGVLKRLIINLPPGHGKSRLLQLFAAWYLGKDSTRKGIFTANSAALVERNSRETRLLFEDSRFPFQVKLSADSTAVGQWTVTPGRGGLYAIGVEGKVTGFRGNLIVCDDIEHDASSESEQNTTWTWFSEVLMPRLEPGGAVVLIGTRWSMTDVFGRIADSPDADAWKVLRAAAISTDDESDPFGRKSGEPLWPGRWSSAELERRKVEMGTRAFDAQYQCDPTPQSGLTFKGEWFANAPRFEYDRLPDGLFVVQFCDSAWKTGVQNDWSVIATWATNGRDYYIVDVWRGKVQYADLKHVARRVFYESKFRPSALCVEETAAGYALISELKRDTGIPVIPIQVRTQSKGARAVATTPYFEAARVHLPKSAPWLEQWISEHLRFPAGRNDDMVDTTSMALNWLPERVRPQIQLQSVADYYGGPGIVGLTGGR; the protein is encoded by the coding sequence TTGAAATCTGAACCCGAACTTACGGCGCGAGCGCGCGCCGTCATCTCGAACCCAAAGGCACGCGCAGCGGCGCAACAGATGATCGAGCTTCGCGCAGCCCAGACCGATCTGCTCGCCTTTTGTCGGCGCATGGACTCCAAGTTTCAAACGCCGGCTCACATCGTTCGCATCGCTGAGCTGCTCGAGGCAGTCGAGTCGGGCGTACTCAAGCGACTGATCATCAATCTGCCCCCGGGGCACGGCAAGTCGCGCTTGCTCCAATTGTTCGCGGCTTGGTACCTCGGCAAGGATTCAACGCGCAAGGGGATCTTCACGGCGAACAGCGCGGCGCTCGTCGAGCGAAATAGCCGAGAGACGCGCCTGCTCTTCGAGGATTCGCGCTTCCCGTTCCAAGTCAAGCTATCAGCGGATTCGACGGCGGTCGGACAGTGGACGGTCACGCCAGGGCGCGGTGGCCTCTACGCGATCGGCGTCGAGGGAAAGGTCACGGGCTTTCGCGGGAACCTCATCGTGTGCGACGACATCGAGCATGACGCGTCCTCAGAGAGCGAGCAAAACACGACCTGGACCTGGTTCAGCGAGGTCTTGATGCCGCGGCTCGAGCCGGGAGGAGCCGTCGTCTTGATCGGTACGCGCTGGTCCATGACCGACGTCTTCGGCCGGATCGCCGATTCGCCTGATGCGGATGCCTGGAAGGTGCTCCGTGCTGCGGCAATTTCGACTGATGACGAAAGCGACCCATTCGGGCGCAAGTCGGGCGAACCACTGTGGCCGGGCCGCTGGTCGAGCGCGGAGTTAGAACGCAGGAAGGTCGAGATGGGAACGCGCGCATTCGACGCGCAGTACCAATGCGACCCGACTCCGCAGAGCGGTTTGACCTTCAAGGGCGAGTGGTTCGCTAACGCTCCGCGGTTCGAATACGATCGCTTGCCGGACGGGCTTTTCGTCGTCCAATTCTGCGACTCGGCCTGGAAGACCGGTGTGCAAAATGACTGGTCGGTGATCGCAACCTGGGCCACCAACGGGCGCGATTACTACATAGTCGACGTCTGGCGCGGCAAGGTGCAATACGCTGACCTCAAGCACGTGGCAAGACGCGTTTTTTACGAAAGCAAGTTCAGGCCAAGCGCACTGTGCGTTGAAGAGACCGCGGCCGGGTACGCACTGATCTCGGAATTGAAACGCGATACGGGGATTCCGGTGATCCCGATCCAGGTTAGAACGCAATCCAAAGGCGCGCGCGCCGTGGCTACGACTCCGTACTTCGAAGCTGCTCGAGTTCACCTTCCCAAGAGCGCACCGTGGTTAGAGCAGTGGATCTCCGAACATCTTCGCTTCCCGGCCGGCCGAAACGATGACATGGTTGACACAACGAGCATGGCCCTCAACTGGCTGCCGGAGCGCGTGCGTCCCCAAATACAGCTTCAAAGCGTCGCAGACTACTACGGCGGTCCGGGCATCGTCGGTTTGACGGGCGGACGCTAA
- a CDS encoding DUF1376 domain-containing protein has protein sequence MKFYTSDWTDDPPVMKMSLAERGLYFDMLCYSWRHGAIPDDSAEVALAIRRPIDEVSAAWPAVAAMFQRGSDTMLRNARQEDERADMAARHQERKASGKKGAKGKWGSHAGQNGSAISNAGGSAIRGVDGEQKQSRAKTESEKEQQQEGDEAAAEFEKIKGDLVSDGVDGPTAERLAREDPLECRRQLEFLPKRSKIENRAAYLVAAIKGKYDLPVRPNGSRREVKYRSWDPPSVRDARLEDLA, from the coding sequence ATGAAATTTTACACCAGCGACTGGACGGACGATCCGCCCGTCATGAAAATGAGCCTCGCGGAGCGCGGGCTGTACTTCGACATGTTGTGTTACTCTTGGCGACACGGCGCAATTCCCGATGATTCCGCAGAGGTGGCCTTGGCGATTCGCCGCCCAATCGATGAAGTCTCGGCGGCCTGGCCGGCCGTAGCCGCGATGTTCCAGCGAGGCTCCGACACCATGCTCAGAAACGCTCGCCAAGAAGACGAGCGCGCCGACATGGCAGCGCGTCACCAAGAACGCAAAGCGTCTGGTAAGAAGGGCGCCAAGGGTAAATGGGGCAGCCACGCAGGCCAAAATGGCTCAGCCATTTCCAACGCGGGTGGCTCAGCTATTAGAGGTGTAGATGGCGAACAGAAGCAGAGCAGAGCAAAAACAGAGTCAGAAAAAGAGCAGCAACAAGAAGGCGACGAGGCTGCTGCTGAGTTTGAAAAAATCAAGGGCGACTTGGTATCAGACGGCGTTGACGGGCCGACAGCTGAGCGGTTGGCGCGTGAGGATCCCTTAGAGTGCCGGCGCCAACTTGAATTTCTTCCGAAACGATCCAAGATTGAGAATCGGGCCGCCTACTTGGTGGCGGCGATCAAGGGAAAGTACGACCTGCCGGTACGCCCCAATGGGTCACGCCGCGAGGTGAAGTACCGCAGCTGGGATCCGCCGTCCGTCCGCGACGCGCGCCTTGAGGATCTCGCATGA
- a CDS encoding DUF5615 family PIN-like protein → MANFLIDNCCNHLAEAFRGHRMFRLHDVGLQETAGDEQIAEAASNREAIIVTENKKDFTRIMRERASRSGGPKLDCRDGRGVLRVSNGARHIDLLDIARRMKLNGILVDWEDVGDYNLCVNVGRDPRTVSSTPMARCATCLRQQSAWPRARELGLI, encoded by the coding sequence GTGGCCAACTTTCTGATCGACAACTGCTGTAACCATCTCGCCGAAGCGTTCCGAGGACATCGGATGTTCCGGTTGCATGATGTCGGCCTGCAGGAAACGGCCGGGGACGAGCAGATCGCGGAGGCGGCGAGCAACCGGGAAGCGATCATTGTCACGGAGAACAAGAAAGACTTCACTAGGATCATGCGTGAACGTGCATCACGGAGCGGCGGCCCGAAACTTGATTGTCGCGACGGGCGTGGTGTACTACGTGTCTCGAACGGCGCGCGACATATCGACCTACTGGACATAGCGCGCCGTATGAAGTTGAACGGCATTCTTGTAGATTGGGAGGACGTCGGCGATTACAATCTTTGTGTGAACGTTGGGCGCGATCCGCGGACCGTTTCGAGCACGCCGATGGCCCGATGCGCCACCTGCCTCCGGCAGCAGAGCGCATGGCCGCGAGCGCGCGAGTTGGGCTTGATCTAG
- a CDS encoding DUF6531 domain-containing protein: MRSVVAKIVAILLVGMQVFTPSLGFTSPPNYSLHMVAHPVAWTGGFKPALVHYPSQPRAQVVAPLLPPPGVLSAGPSMLSQPAILQSARHLQLRDPRAAQNIRPSQNGTQPTPLPQRIPLGQAQSRLSTSSSIRLMSSPTMPPAQTGAFPWWTIVTAPISGVGNSGINIANGNLALSSADLTATNKDAPFAFARAYNSMSGHDYVGTDGSTPSNYGNGWTNTWDAHMGYNSALGIISVYDSSGTRYDYTGSNGSWTPPPGVQATLTWDGANGYYWQMKSGVVFYFYSPTQTSSNMGYAGRLSKIFGRNTNNNLVFAYSWDNANASSSATLNKITVTAEDGRAATLQFANFGTFRLLSTLTWLDGTQVSYAYDNAAHLTQVSEPTNVLNGQPIPHQYTYLANGFLQSVLSPNWVHGQGGFAAAGSNVTFSYNAQNQATNVSYTGVVNFDTGDGTSSLLQPLAPSGVQTYRSVTIAYNSGSTQITDTDGHNSTYSIDGYGRVNQIAATTGSTTLTTSQGWYSPPDLRAHRVSFTKDARGNETDLAYDNNGNLIAIGAPQTTTSAGTFRPTSYFSYDVHNNLTGACDPVNVNSRSANWTATPAATASLCPAGTGASTQLTWTPPADGSEPFGQLMSIKKPSGYVTTFSYSASSQGGLDYGLATSLTGASFTQLDGTQVTPSGTFIYDVHGNLICRSNGLNRWSVMQYSTPGQLLAVGDADDGSLSGSACGKTAGPYQSATYFTYAPDGRLLTLQTSAQRNTYPYPNISYTYDPDGNLTSIGGDTPYGASYMYDGDDRLVEVGLPYDSNDYFTQPWLTRYLYDLTKGQGSVNIGDPTYGAATYLAHGNLYKTQKYLTAALQHGPTQFSLYSWMDVSGSSYDGLNRPLKSYFYQPGGNLQVTSRSYDASGNLGLLTTVTNALQDVATLAYDPLGRVTSFQSSASPSGGSLAYPTRNLVYDPAGRVASVATAAYGMQSYTYNADGTLNNSVEPAGGSGTTQYPASGSPSSPATLTYAYYPNGWESALSVTSSGFTQANLKTFTYRDDARVLSGTLNYGSNSYKFGYTYTTGGRLATQVDPYATSTPAISATYDSFGRLRTERLPQGKYDQIGYTTSGQMTGYVAKPAPTGSPKTLAYTYDVRGELIAKQVVPTPFPGPSGSFALQSADGLMVATTTNSGTDPITGDPTTTTTSGNFDERAAVPLGQTTSTTDNVTLQTTTTESNNIMFDAAGREISPVSSNWNYDTVDHVAGNGSSFNYAWGPNGHPMMSNPSGQNQTLHWEGGSLLFTTDPNGHLTDLKFGTTADILPSDPLYSGLTVWDRDLSGVAVSQHGSAGKGAWFDTSPVGTICSKTKILYCSATQVLATPAPSFTPSASLGGNSLPAPDTQLPNSQPNYSVYAEPRTDGITDGMNIIQGIRAYDSINGIWNSRDALGADVGNPQSEDPYMYDGNNTAAFGDPSGTNPRQIPLLCQPSIFCGVNPITSGVNPEADPLGGYGGQSYSDSFVPGKVTVCGLFYVNGSPTSGANCGPPELPAIMKGNNSDDPPQGFNPNVGYDGICAGFSYFVGGQRCYFRDTFGQVYHGSGFVWGPSIGPSLSYMSGSLRYTPNAKGMASFITTWTYGGCMGFGFGGCATGGTGTNSTNYAVESGWTLPGINGNATYSCKVGQALSAADRLWCW, translated from the coding sequence ATGCGTTCTGTTGTTGCGAAAATTGTCGCCATCCTACTGGTCGGTATGCAGGTGTTCACGCCTTCGCTAGGCTTCACGTCTCCACCAAACTACTCGCTGCATATGGTGGCACATCCCGTCGCATGGACAGGTGGATTCAAGCCAGCGCTGGTGCACTACCCAAGTCAGCCGCGAGCGCAAGTGGTTGCCCCATTGCTGCCGCCGCCGGGAGTGCTGAGCGCGGGGCCGTCCATGCTCTCGCAGCCGGCAATCCTGCAATCAGCCCGTCACCTTCAGCTTCGCGACCCGCGTGCGGCCCAAAATATTCGGCCTTCGCAAAATGGCACCCAACCAACTCCCTTGCCGCAGCGCATTCCACTCGGCCAGGCGCAGTCAAGGCTATCCACCTCCTCGTCCATCCGGCTCATGTCCTCACCGACGATGCCGCCTGCGCAAACCGGCGCGTTCCCGTGGTGGACCATTGTGACTGCCCCGATTAGCGGCGTGGGCAACTCTGGAATCAACATCGCCAATGGAAACCTCGCATTGTCATCCGCGGATCTCACGGCTACTAACAAGGATGCGCCTTTCGCGTTTGCCCGCGCATACAACTCAATGAGCGGGCACGACTACGTTGGCACGGATGGGAGTACACCGTCGAACTACGGGAATGGCTGGACAAACACGTGGGACGCCCATATGGGCTACAACTCGGCGCTTGGGATCATTAGTGTGTACGATTCCAGCGGTACGCGTTACGACTACACAGGCAGCAATGGCTCCTGGACCCCGCCACCGGGCGTTCAAGCAACTCTGACTTGGGACGGTGCCAACGGTTACTATTGGCAGATGAAGTCCGGCGTAGTATTTTACTTCTACTCACCAACGCAAACCTCGTCAAACATGGGCTATGCCGGTCGTCTTTCCAAGATATTCGGGCGAAACACGAACAACAATCTCGTCTTCGCATACTCGTGGGATAACGCCAACGCTTCGAGCAGCGCTACCCTCAATAAGATCACTGTCACCGCGGAAGACGGACGCGCTGCAACGCTTCAGTTTGCCAATTTCGGCACGTTTCGGCTCCTCTCTACGCTGACGTGGCTGGACGGGACGCAAGTTAGCTACGCATATGATAATGCCGCGCATCTCACACAAGTGTCGGAGCCAACAAACGTGCTGAACGGGCAGCCGATTCCACACCAATACACGTACCTGGCAAACGGCTTCTTACAGTCTGTCTTGTCACCTAACTGGGTCCACGGCCAAGGCGGCTTTGCCGCAGCTGGGAGCAATGTTACCTTTAGTTACAACGCGCAGAATCAAGCTACTAACGTTTCATACACCGGCGTCGTTAATTTTGACACCGGTGACGGGACGAGTAGCCTGCTTCAGCCATTGGCCCCGTCCGGCGTACAGACGTATCGCTCCGTCACCATCGCGTATAATTCTGGCTCGACCCAGATTACGGACACGGATGGACACAATTCAACATACTCGATCGACGGATATGGACGGGTTAATCAAATCGCAGCGACGACCGGCTCGACGACTCTGACAACGTCTCAAGGGTGGTATTCACCGCCCGACTTACGAGCGCACCGGGTAAGCTTTACGAAGGACGCACGTGGTAATGAAACCGATCTTGCTTACGACAACAACGGCAACCTCATCGCCATCGGTGCGCCGCAGACTACGACTAGCGCCGGAACTTTCCGCCCTACGAGTTATTTCAGCTACGACGTACACAATAACCTTACCGGCGCGTGCGATCCAGTCAACGTCAACAGTAGGAGCGCAAACTGGACCGCAACACCCGCGGCAACGGCGTCCCTTTGTCCTGCGGGAACGGGCGCGTCAACGCAACTAACCTGGACGCCCCCAGCAGATGGATCAGAGCCCTTCGGGCAACTCATGTCGATCAAAAAGCCGTCTGGCTATGTCACCACTTTCTCGTACAGCGCGAGCAGTCAGGGCGGGCTTGACTACGGCCTCGCAACATCCCTCACGGGCGCGTCATTCACACAACTCGACGGCACCCAGGTCACACCGTCCGGTACCTTCATCTACGACGTTCACGGCAATCTTATCTGCCGCTCCAATGGCCTAAATCGCTGGAGCGTTATGCAGTACAGTACGCCAGGCCAACTACTCGCCGTGGGAGACGCCGATGATGGATCATTGAGCGGTTCGGCGTGTGGGAAAACAGCGGGCCCGTATCAATCCGCGACCTACTTTACATATGCGCCGGACGGTCGTCTCCTCACGCTCCAAACGTCTGCGCAACGCAATACCTATCCATACCCTAATATCTCCTACACCTACGACCCAGACGGCAATCTGACAAGCATAGGCGGAGATACGCCATACGGCGCGAGCTATATGTACGACGGGGACGATCGGCTTGTGGAAGTGGGATTGCCATATGATTCGAACGACTATTTCACGCAGCCGTGGCTCACGCGTTATCTCTACGATCTCACGAAGGGGCAAGGATCGGTAAATATCGGAGACCCGACATACGGCGCCGCGACCTACCTTGCGCACGGCAATCTGTACAAGACTCAAAAGTACTTGACAGCGGCACTCCAGCACGGCCCAACCCAGTTCTCTTTGTACTCCTGGATGGATGTTTCTGGTTCTTCCTACGACGGGCTCAATCGGCCGCTCAAGAGCTACTTCTATCAGCCGGGGGGCAATCTTCAAGTCACGTCGCGCAGTTACGACGCGTCCGGGAATCTCGGCCTCTTGACGACCGTTACGAATGCCCTGCAAGATGTTGCTACGTTAGCGTATGATCCACTCGGCCGCGTGACATCATTTCAATCTTCAGCCTCGCCGTCAGGCGGGTCGCTAGCATACCCGACGCGAAACCTTGTGTACGATCCTGCGGGCCGCGTTGCATCGGTAGCGACAGCCGCCTACGGCATGCAGAGCTATACTTACAACGCCGATGGAACTCTTAACAATTCTGTGGAACCAGCGGGTGGATCCGGCACAACGCAGTACCCCGCCTCAGGATCGCCCAGCTCTCCAGCCACCCTCACCTACGCATACTATCCGAATGGATGGGAATCAGCTCTCTCCGTCACGTCGTCCGGCTTCACGCAAGCGAATTTGAAGACATTTACGTATCGCGACGATGCGCGCGTCTTGAGCGGGACGTTGAACTACGGCTCGAACAGCTACAAATTCGGGTATACGTATACGACTGGTGGCCGATTGGCCACTCAGGTCGACCCGTATGCCACGAGCACCCCTGCGATTTCTGCGACGTATGACAGTTTTGGCCGCCTTAGAACAGAAAGACTGCCTCAAGGCAAATACGATCAGATTGGTTACACGACCTCGGGCCAGATGACTGGTTATGTAGCTAAACCAGCGCCAACCGGCTCGCCAAAGACCCTGGCTTATACTTACGACGTTCGCGGGGAACTCATCGCAAAACAGGTGGTGCCAACGCCCTTTCCCGGACCTTCTGGGTCCTTCGCTTTGCAGAGCGCGGATGGTTTGATGGTCGCTACGACAACAAACTCGGGTACGGATCCAATAACGGGTGACCCAACTACGACAACCACCAGCGGTAATTTCGACGAGCGCGCAGCGGTCCCGCTCGGTCAGACGACATCAACGACGGACAACGTGACGCTTCAAACCACCACCACCGAATCCAACAACATCATGTTTGACGCCGCCGGCAGAGAGATCAGTCCTGTAAGTAGTAACTGGAATTACGACACAGTCGACCATGTCGCCGGGAACGGGAGTTCCTTTAATTACGCATGGGGTCCAAACGGCCACCCGATGATGTCAAACCCCAGCGGGCAGAATCAGACTCTGCACTGGGAGGGCGGCTCGCTGCTGTTCACGACCGATCCCAATGGCCATCTGACCGACTTGAAGTTCGGCACAACGGCCGATATCCTGCCCTCTGACCCGCTTTACTCTGGCTTGACCGTTTGGGATCGAGACCTCTCCGGAGTGGCGGTCTCCCAGCACGGTTCCGCAGGAAAAGGAGCCTGGTTCGATACGAGCCCGGTCGGGACGATATGTTCCAAGACGAAAATTCTCTACTGTTCAGCTACGCAAGTTCTTGCAACGCCGGCGCCATCGTTCACTCCGTCGGCGTCCCTCGGGGGCAACTCATTACCCGCCCCCGATACCCAATTGCCTAACTCGCAGCCGAACTACAGCGTGTACGCCGAGCCGCGAACGGATGGCATTACCGACGGGATGAATATTATTCAGGGAATACGGGCCTACGATTCGATTAACGGTATATGGAACTCACGTGATGCGCTAGGCGCGGATGTCGGGAATCCGCAAAGCGAAGACCCATACATGTACGACGGTAATAACACCGCCGCCTTCGGAGATCCGTCAGGGACTAACCCTAGGCAGATCCCGCTCCTGTGCCAACCGTCGATCTTTTGCGGCGTGAATCCAATAACCTCGGGTGTTAATCCGGAAGCAGATCCGCTCGGTGGCTACGGCGGCCAATCTTACTCGGACTCGTTTGTGCCTGGCAAGGTGACTGTATGCGGACTCTTTTACGTGAATGGAAGCCCCACTAGTGGGGCCAATTGCGGACCGCCTGAGTTGCCCGCTATTATGAAGGGTAATAATTCAGATGACCCACCCCAAGGATTCAATCCTAACGTAGGTTACGACGGTATATGCGCCGGGTTTAGTTACTTTGTTGGCGGGCAGAGGTGCTACTTTAGAGATACTTTTGGACAAGTCTATCATGGTAGTGGTTTTGTTTGGGGCCCCTCAATCGGACCTTCTCTTAGCTACATGTCTGGCTCCCTAAGATATACCCCTAACGCTAAAGGAATGGCGAGCTTCATCACTACTTGGACTTACGGAGGCTGCATGGGCTTCGGTTTCGGCGGGTGCGCGACCGGTGGAACAGGAACGAACAGCACCAATTACGCGGTCGAAAGTGGCTGGACCCTGCCGGGGATTAACGGCAACGCAACTTACTCTTGCAAGGTAGGTCAGGCGCTTAGCGCGGCCGATAGATTGTGGTGCTGGTGA
- a CDS encoding secretin N-terminal domain-containing protein: MWDAHLAGVRYSFEAALKIARIIVVVLAVALVLPSVFAPLSTTAATISESAGRISLTAENEPLRDVLLKLGRQVGINIVVGNDVQGRVSMTLHDVTLDQALEALTSQFGYRIHRSGNVIVIGSSAPIRTTGAVPSVTPGIAPAVIPVTVISADRAASVLRGLYPHAQINVDSSANAVIVIATPEVVQAMRGVLQGIDVQNPTRPVSEAVPVRTVNARALATRLQALYPRARISAGPNKTIIVVAIPQDLTQIKSVIASIDTPTVTPAPTFAAAEAVKVTQARSRDVARVVARQYPDVRASALGTSVILSGPPDAIAKAKALIALIDLPQAGSRFTQVYRIRFVDARSVAGLLTRSFSDIHVDVDADLNAISVLATTSEQQRIADAVNQLDVAPGTSGATSTTTGVAGAGVAGPGGTNIEVVTLKSAQPGLTQGAVSTTATDIQTTVTQALQGSAPDLRITVPPNSTSLVLSGSPYSIKLARQLIDKLDISPPQVVLDTEVLEVQESTAKNLGLNFPTAVIGTTYSEIQPIAPPTGGTPPPLLGIQPFTRTGISITAQLNFLIQHGQARVLADPRITTMSGRTASIKAGDNISILVTSGGGVGVPTQTSVQSFQTGVLLDITPVVNSGDEVSVTLHPNVSSLAGINNGVPQISSREVVTTVQLHDNQTLVIGGLIQESTTRTENRLPILGDLPLIGRIFRNQQLTQSRNELIIVVTPHILRAGENLVVPGPALPVLPTPRALPTLPPNANLPTPSGQFPMGLPLAQPTPSPQGVVGVSRQAIALPQPTPSAFAAANVFTFGSPPPNSYAGPTDPVRILYASFSPTVLRNGALVHVSVITTTNANAVTLGAGGYSSTLTLVSPGQWQASFPFNAGSIPLGQPQAQLTLTASKPDGSSANLQIPISVLP; this comes from the coding sequence ATGTGGGATGCCCACCTCGCAGGGGTGCGCTATTCGTTCGAGGCGGCATTGAAGATCGCTCGAATCATCGTGGTTGTTCTCGCTGTGGCACTTGTGCTTCCATCCGTATTTGCGCCATTGTCGACGACTGCCGCGACCATAAGCGAATCCGCCGGGCGCATTTCACTTACGGCCGAGAATGAACCGTTACGCGATGTACTTCTCAAACTCGGCAGGCAAGTCGGAATCAACATTGTAGTCGGCAATGACGTGCAGGGTCGCGTGAGCATGACGTTGCACGACGTGACGCTCGATCAAGCGCTCGAGGCGTTGACCTCACAATTTGGATACCGCATCCACCGCAGCGGCAACGTCATCGTGATTGGTTCGAGCGCCCCGATTCGTACCACCGGCGCGGTGCCAAGCGTTACCCCGGGCATCGCACCCGCTGTCATTCCAGTCACCGTCATTTCTGCGGACCGGGCAGCTTCAGTCCTGCGAGGCCTATACCCGCACGCTCAAATAAACGTCGATAGCTCAGCCAACGCGGTTATTGTCATTGCAACGCCTGAAGTCGTCCAGGCAATGCGCGGTGTGCTTCAGGGCATCGACGTCCAGAATCCAACGCGTCCGGTAAGTGAGGCCGTTCCAGTGCGAACGGTTAATGCCAGGGCGTTGGCGACTCGGCTGCAGGCGCTCTACCCGCGCGCGCGCATATCTGCTGGTCCGAACAAGACAATCATCGTAGTCGCTATCCCACAAGATCTAACGCAAATCAAATCCGTGATCGCATCAATTGACACACCCACGGTCACGCCGGCCCCCACCTTCGCTGCGGCCGAGGCGGTCAAAGTGACCCAAGCGCGGTCGCGAGATGTTGCCCGCGTCGTGGCGCGCCAATATCCCGATGTGCGCGCCAGTGCCCTTGGAACATCCGTGATCTTGAGCGGACCGCCCGATGCGATCGCTAAGGCCAAGGCGTTAATTGCCTTGATCGATCTGCCGCAGGCAGGCAGCCGATTCACCCAAGTGTATCGCATCAGGTTCGTCGATGCGCGCTCAGTAGCGGGCTTACTGACCCGCTCGTTCTCGGACATTCACGTGGACGTCGATGCCGATCTTAACGCGATTTCGGTGCTCGCCACGACCTCCGAACAACAACGCATCGCAGACGCGGTCAATCAACTTGACGTCGCGCCCGGAACCTCAGGCGCAACGAGCACGACGACGGGAGTGGCCGGCGCAGGCGTAGCGGGTCCGGGCGGTACGAACATCGAGGTCGTGACCTTGAAATCCGCACAGCCCGGTTTGACCCAAGGTGCGGTCTCAACCACCGCGACGGACATTCAGACGACCGTCACGCAAGCTCTGCAGGGCTCGGCCCCGGATCTTCGGATCACAGTACCACCAAACTCAACCAGCCTGGTTCTTTCGGGAAGCCCGTACAGCATCAAGCTGGCCAGACAGCTCATCGACAAACTAGATATTTCGCCGCCGCAGGTCGTGCTCGACACCGAGGTCCTCGAAGTGCAAGAAAGCACCGCCAAGAACTTGGGCTTGAATTTTCCGACTGCGGTCATCGGCACGACATACTCCGAGATTCAACCAATCGCCCCGCCGACCGGCGGCACCCCACCACCGCTGCTAGGCATCCAACCCTTTACTCGCACCGGAATCTCCATCACCGCGCAGCTCAACTTTCTCATTCAGCATGGTCAGGCACGCGTACTCGCTGATCCGCGCATCACAACCATGTCCGGCCGAACCGCCTCAATCAAGGCCGGCGATAACATATCAATTCTTGTGACAAGCGGCGGCGGTGTTGGCGTGCCCACGCAAACCAGCGTGCAAAGCTTCCAGACCGGCGTCTTGCTGGACATCACCCCGGTCGTCAACAGCGGCGATGAGGTCTCCGTGACCTTGCATCCCAATGTGAGCAGTTTGGCCGGCATCAACAACGGCGTGCCGCAGATCTCTTCGCGCGAAGTGGTGACGACCGTGCAGCTGCATGATAACCAGACACTGGTGATCGGCGGTCTCATCCAAGAGAGCACCACGCGCACCGAAAACAGGCTGCCCATCTTGGGAGATCTCCCGCTCATCGGGCGCATCTTCCGCAACCAGCAACTCACCCAGTCGCGCAACGAGTTGATCATCGTGGTGACGCCGCACATCTTACGTGCTGGGGAGAACCTCGTCGTTCCGGGGCCTGCCTTGCCGGTGCTGCCAACGCCGCGCGCCCTACCCACTTTGCCGCCGAATGCCAACCTGCCAACGCCGAGCGGCCAGTTCCCAATGGGTCTGCCCTTGGCGCAGCCGACGCCTTCGCCCCAAGGCGTGGTCGGCGTATCTCGCCAAGCCATAGCGTTGCCTCAGCCGACGCCCTCCGCGTTCGCAGCGGCCAATGTCTTCACGTTCGGAAGTCCGCCGCCAAACTCGTACGCCGGTCCGACCGATCCGGTGCGCATCTTGTATGCTTCGTTTTCTCCCACCGTGCTACGTAACGGCGCGCTCGTTCATGTTTCGGTCATCACCACGACCAACGCCAACGCAGTGACGCTCGGCGCAGGCGGCTACTCGTCAACACTGACTCTTGTCTCACCGGGGCAATGGCAAGCCTCGTTCCCCTTCAATGCGGGGAGCATCCCGCTGGGCCAGCCGCAAGCACAGCTGACGCTTACGGCTTCCAAACCCGATGGATCCAGCGCCAACCTGCAAATCCCGATCAGCGTGCTTCCGTGA